Below is a genomic region from Spirosoma radiotolerans.
ACTCGGATGGCGCTTCGAACATTAACCCCGACGACATTGAGAACGTGACGGTGCTGCGCGGTGCGTCGGCAGCCGCTCTTTATGGTAGTCAGGCTGCCAACGGGGTCATCCTGATCACCACAAAACGCGGTAAAGCGGGTAAGGTAACGGTCGATGTGAACTCCGGTGTGTCGGTCGATAAACCGTTTGCGTTGCCATTCGTACAGAATCAGTACGGACAGGGCGTAGGTGGCAAATTAGATCCGGCTGCTGGGGCCAGCTGGGGTGCGGCCATGACCGGTCAGGCCTACACAAACTACCTGGGCCAGCCGGATACCTATTCGGCACAGCCTAATAATATTCGGGATTTCTTCCGCACGGCGGTTAGTTTCAACAACTCCATCGGAATCACAGGGGGATCGGAGCGGTCACAAACGTATCTGTCCTACACCAATAATTCGTTGCAGGGAACCGTGCCGGGCAATGACCTGACCCGCCATACCATTAACCTGCGCTTATCGAATCAGATCAGCTCGAAGCTGTCGACCGATGCCAAAGTGACGTACATTAATCAGGCCGTGATAAACAAACCACGGACAGGTGAAGAAAACGCGCCGGTCATCGACCTGTACCAGATTCCCCGTAACATTAGCCTGAGCACGGCCCAGAACTACGCAGCGCCTAATGCCTTTAATCAGCCAACGCCAACAGCCTGGCCATCCACGCTGAATTCTATCTACCAGAATCCATACTGGATGACCAATCAGACGGCCATCAACCAGTATCGGGATCGGGTCATCGGGTTCGTGCTGGCCAAGTACCAACTGACCGATTTTCTGAGTATTCAGGGCCGGGCTAACCTGGATAAGTATTTCGATAAGAATGAAGAAAGCTATTCGCAGGGCACAATTTTGTGGGCCAATCAGGCGGGTGGTAAATTCTCCCGGAATAATATCGTAAACACCCAAAGCTGGTATGACCTGTTGATCGAAGGGAAAAATAAACTCGGGCCTGACTTTACGCTCGATTATCAGGCGGGGGCTATTATTCAGAATATCCGTTATCAGTCTACCAATGCCATCGCGGACGGCCTGAACGTACCTAATAAGTTTAACCTGAACTTTGGTACAAATCAAAGCCTGACCGATGACTTGACCCGTGTGCAGACGCAGTCCCTGTTCGGGCAGGCATCGCTGGCCTGGCGGGATGCTATTTTCGTGAACGCCAGCTTACGGAACGACTGGTCGTCTACATTACCAAAACCGTATTCGTTCCAGTATCCATCCGTCGGCGCTTCGGTTGTTTTGTCGGATCTGCTTAAACTCTCCGGTCCGCTGTCGTTCCTGAAAATAAACGGTTCCTTTGCCCAGGTGGGTAATGCGGCCGATGCCTATCTGTTGCAGACCAACTATTCCTATTCGCAGGGGGCTGGGTCTGGGTTTATTAGCCGGGATGGTACGCAGGCTATCGGTAATCTGAAACCTGAGATTACGAAAAGTGTGGAAATTGGGATTGATGCCCGATTCTTCAACAACCGGCTTGGGGCAACGGTTACAGCCTACAAAACCAATTCGATCAACCAGTTGCTGAAACTTGGTTTGGCTCCGGCATCCGGGTTCAAGGACCAGTACATCAACGCAGGTAATATTCGTAACATGGGCCTTGAGGTCGTTATCAATGGAACGGCCATCAAAACCGATCGTTTCACCTGGGACCTGACGCTGAACATGGGCCTGAACCGAAACAAAATCCTCAGCCTGTCGCCTGATATTAAAACGTCGTTTCTGTCAGGGGGCTTTGGCCGGTCGGCATCACCAATTGTGGCAGAGGGCGGTTCATACGGTGATATCGTGTCTTTACGTTGGGCAAAAGACCCTGCCACAGGTCAATATCTGATTGGTTCTCAGTCAAGTAGCCCGACCGTTACAGAAGCCTCTGTTTCGTCTACCGGCTTGCCTGTTATTACAACGGATCAACAGCTCATTGGTAATTTCAACCCAAAAATGCTCCTGGGCTTTACCAACTCGTTCACGTATAAAGGCTTTTCACTCCGCTTCCTGATCGATGCCCGCCTAGGTGGTATTGCCGTATCGGGTACCGAAATGAACCTGGCGTTCAGCGGAATTCCAGAAGTGACAGCCCAAAAGCGTGATGGTGGCTGGGTACTGCCGGGTGTTACCGCTGGTGTAGCCGGCGTAGATGGTGTGACGAAAATTGGGGCCGGAAAAGCTAATTCGACAGCCATTACGGCTGAGCAATTCTGGCAAACTGTGTCGGGTAAACGCTATGGCGCAGGTGAGTTCTTCGCCTATGATGCTACCAACGTTCGCCTGCGGGAAGTGTCAATTGGCTACGGTATTCCGGTGCCTTCCAATTTCTTCATCAAATCAGCCCGGTTGTCGTTTGTGGCCCGCAACTTATTCTGGTTTTACCGGGGTAGCTCTATTCTGGACATTCCAGGCCTTGGCAAACGGAAGATGTGGTTTGATCCCGATGTCAACATCAGTAATGGTAACTTCCAGGGTGTTGAATACGGTACGCTGCCGTCGAACCGGAGCCTGGGTCTGAATCTGAAACTTTCTTTTTAATCTGAAACTATCGTCACTATGACATCCTATAAAGCGATATTACGGCAGACAGTTGTGGCGGCCTGCCTTTCGGCTCCGTTGTTCTGGGCTGTTGGTTGTACCAAGAATTTCGACGAGATCAACACCAACCAAACCAAGATAACCATTATTGGCGCGGGCGAGATTCCGTACCTGTTTTCGAAAGCGCAGTCAGCCGCAACACTCCCTGGTGGTAATTACCAGGTTGGACAAAACCTCTTTTCCGATCAGTATGCGCAGTATTTTGCCTGCGTCGCCACGTATTTCCCCTCCGATCGGTTTGTGATTCGGATGGATTGGCTGGGTGGTCCCTGGACAGCACAGTACACGGAGGTCGTTCCCCAGTTGAAAACCATCCTGGCTAGCACAGACGCCAAGTCGGCGGAAAATGCGCTGGCAAATGTTTGGTGGGTATATTCGTTCCACCGTTGGACGGATTACGTGGGGCCGATTCCTTACTTCAAAGCAGGTGAGCCAGCAACATCGGTAGCGTATGATGCACAGGACAAAATCTACGATGATTTCTTCAAGCGGTTGGCCGCTGCCACAACGGTGCTGAAAGCCAAAACGTCTGAGAAACCGTATGGTGATTATGACCTCATTTACAAAGGCGACGTAAATAAATGGATCAAATTCGCCAACACGCTCCGGCTCCGGCTGGCGTTGCGGATTTCGAAAGTGGATCCTGCCCGTGCGAAAACGGAAGCTGAGGCAGCCGTCGCGGGTGGCGTACTGACCACCAGTCCCGACGACGACGCGCTGGTGGCACGTAGCACCAAAGGCGGTGACAACAACGGGTTGGCCATCATGTCGGACTGGAACGAGTTTCGGATGAGTGCCGCTATGGAATCGGTGCTGAAAGGCTACGATGATCCACGCCTGCCAACGTACTTCCTGCCTGCGGTGAAAACCAATACGTATGAGGGCTTGCGCAACGGTCTGGCAACAACCCAGTTAACGGACCCCGTCAATACCGCTGATTATAACTCACACGTTGGACAGCGCTGGACATCAACCGGCCTGGGAACGGCTCAG
It encodes:
- a CDS encoding SusD/RagB family nutrient-binding outer membrane lipoprotein → MTSYKAILRQTVVAACLSAPLFWAVGCTKNFDEINTNQTKITIIGAGEIPYLFSKAQSAATLPGGNYQVGQNLFSDQYAQYFACVATYFPSDRFVIRMDWLGGPWTAQYTEVVPQLKTILASTDAKSAENALANVWWVYSFHRWTDYVGPIPYFKAGEPATSVAYDAQDKIYDDFFKRLAAATTVLKAKTSEKPYGDYDLIYKGDVNKWIKFANTLRLRLALRISKVDPARAKTEAEAAVAGGVLTTSPDDDALVARSTKGGDNNGLAIMSDWNEFRMSAAMESVLKGYDDPRLPTYFLPAVKTNTYEGLRNGLATTQLTDPVNTADYNSHVGQRWTSTGLGTAQNVMATAEAYFLMAEGALNGWAMGGTAKDFYNKGIAMSLTQWGVTSAAAISAYQTSTKTPVAPNDYLKSAPLSNIPVAWGSTEAIQREQIGTQKWLAIFPDGFEGWAEYRRTRFPKLYPVANSDNPDIPAGGVLRRIPILLVEQQTNAVEAKKAESLIGGPDKVTTPLWWDKN
- a CDS encoding SusC/RagA family TonB-linked outer membrane protein — encoded protein: MLVLAATGPLWAQTRQITGTLRDEQGQAISGANVVIKGTTRGTTTDAAGDFRLSVPNEATTLTVSSVGYTAKDVPVSLSQTQLTVTLAADDRQLGEVVVTALGIKREAKALSYATQMIKPAQINEVRDGNVLNTLQGKIAGAYITQGSGGPGTGSRIVLRGNRSIQGTNNALMVVDGVPINNSTFGQATSDFGSVANSDGASNINPDDIENVTVLRGASAAALYGSQAANGVILITTKRGKAGKVTVDVNSGVSVDKPFALPFVQNQYGQGVGGKLDPAAGASWGAAMTGQAYTNYLGQPDTYSAQPNNIRDFFRTAVSFNNSIGITGGSERSQTYLSYTNNSLQGTVPGNDLTRHTINLRLSNQISSKLSTDAKVTYINQAVINKPRTGEENAPVIDLYQIPRNISLSTAQNYAAPNAFNQPTPTAWPSTLNSIYQNPYWMTNQTAINQYRDRVIGFVLAKYQLTDFLSIQGRANLDKYFDKNEESYSQGTILWANQAGGKFSRNNIVNTQSWYDLLIEGKNKLGPDFTLDYQAGAIIQNIRYQSTNAIADGLNVPNKFNLNFGTNQSLTDDLTRVQTQSLFGQASLAWRDAIFVNASLRNDWSSTLPKPYSFQYPSVGASVVLSDLLKLSGPLSFLKINGSFAQVGNAADAYLLQTNYSYSQGAGSGFISRDGTQAIGNLKPEITKSVEIGIDARFFNNRLGATVTAYKTNSINQLLKLGLAPASGFKDQYINAGNIRNMGLEVVINGTAIKTDRFTWDLTLNMGLNRNKILSLSPDIKTSFLSGGFGRSASPIVAEGGSYGDIVSLRWAKDPATGQYLIGSQSSSPTVTEASVSSTGLPVITTDQQLIGNFNPKMLLGFTNSFTYKGFSLRFLIDARLGGIAVSGTEMNLAFSGIPEVTAQKRDGGWVLPGVTAGVAGVDGVTKIGAGKANSTAITAEQFWQTVSGKRYGAGEFFAYDATNVRLREVSIGYGIPVPSNFFIKSARLSFVARNLFWFYRGSSILDIPGLGKRKMWFDPDVNISNGNFQGVEYGTLPSNRSLGLNLKLSF